A region of the Pseudarthrobacter phenanthrenivorans Sphe3 genome:
GCAGCGCACTTTGCGGCCAAGACGGAAGCAATTACCTCAGCGATGCAGAGGGTGCGGGAACAACACGCCGCGTACAGCTGGGTGCGGACAGATGAGATCCGGTGCCGCGGATGCAGCGCCAGCCTTGACGTACCGCGGCTAGCCAGCACGAAGGCAAGCGCGGACAAGGCGTTTCAGGCACATCAGTCCGCGCAGCTTGATGCCCTGCTGGCTGCCGAGGGCCGCCCTGGCGCCGGATCGTGAAGGCCCGCTAGTAAACGGAGCCTTCCAGCAGTTCCGACAGCCTTCCGGCGGCGCGGCGCAGTTCCGGGACGCCCGCTTTCAACGTTGCCTCAGTGGCCGCCTCGACCGGGCTGGTGAGGGAGATGGATTCGCTCGGGCGGCGCCCTGCCCTGTTGGGCACCGCAACGGCTATGGAGAGGACACCTGTGGCCCGCTCGTCTTCCGAGTAGGCGTATTCAGCCCCGGGTTCGGGCAGCCGGGAGCGCAGCGCGGCTGCTGTCAGCCCCGAATCCTCATGGCCGCCTGCGGCAGCCGCGGCAACCACCTGCTGAAGCTCGTCGTCGGACGCTGAAGCGAGCAGGATCTTGCCGGCAGCGCCCAGCGTGAGGGGCAGGCGCTTGCCCAGCGGAAGGTCGTAGCGCAGGGGAGCCTCGCCGTCCACACGGGCCACCAGGATCCGCTCAAAACCCAGCCTGGTATAGAGCGAGGCCGTTAATCCGGTCTGTGAGGCAACCTGCTGGAGGATTGGCCGGGCGGCGACGACGAGGGGATCGTTCTCCAGGAAGCTCCTTGCCGCCGGCAGGACGGCGGGCCCGATCCGGTAGGACTTGTCCGTCTGGCTCACCATGCCGAAATCCTGCAGCACCCGCAGGATCCGCAGGGTTGTGGGGAGGCTCATTCCGCAGGCCTTGGCCAGGTCGCTAAGCCGCTGAGGACGCTCTGCCCGCTGCAGTTCCGCAAAAACCTCCAAAGCCCGCGAGAGGGACCGCATGTTGGAGGTTTTCGGCCCCTCCTCAGCCGGGACCCCGAGAGAGGGGGTAGTCGTCGTCGCCATCCTTTCATTCTATGTAACTTCCTTGCGCTTGACAGTGGATGTGGCTCCTGTCACTATTTCTCTGTACGCAATATGGTTTCATTCTGTGAAATGTAACGACGCAGGGTGAAAAGAAGCAGTGAGAAGGAATCATGACAACGGAGTCAGTAACGGCCGCCCCGAAGAGCGCCACCCGCGTGGCACCCTCCGTGCTGGCCGGCATCGGCGCTTTCGCCGCCGTCGGAGTCTACGTCCTGGTCAGTTCGATCGAGCTCGGACTCTGGACGTCACTGGGACCCGGCCCGGGGTTGTTCCCCTTCGCCATGGGTGCCGTCCTGGCAACGATGTCCGTCGTCTGGCTTCTCCAGGAGCTCCGCCGCCCGAGTGAAACAACGGAAGGTGTTGACCGCGGTCTGGTGATCGCCGTCGTCACCAGCCTGGTGGTCCTCGCGGCTGTGATGGATCTGCTCGGCTTCCAGCTGAGCATGTTCCTGTTCCTGATGTACCACCTGAAGCTGCGCGGCGGCAGGCGCTGGCCCTCCTCCCTGATCACCTCCCTCGCCGGCAGCGTGGGTGCGTTCTACGCCTTCAACTACGGCCTGAATGTCGCACTGCCCGTCTCGGCTTTCCCCCTGCTGAACACGATCGGACTCTGAACGTGGATATCTTCAACGAACTTATGGGCGGCTTTGCGGCCGCCATGACGTGGCAAAACCTGCTCTTCGCCTTCCTCGGCTGCCTCCTGGGCACAATCATCGGCGTGCTGCCCGGCATCGGCCCGGTAGCAGGCGTGGCGCTGCTCATCCCGCTCACGCTGAACCTCGATGCGACCGGCGCGATCATCATGCTGTGCGCCATCTTCTACGGCACGGCCTACGGCGGAACCATCACCAGCGTCCTGCTGAACACTCCCGGCGAGGCTGCGTCGGCCATTACCACCATCGACGGCTACGCCATGACGAAGATCGGCAAGGCCGGAGCCGCGCTGACCATCGCCGCCGTTGGATCCTTCGTTGGCGGCACGGTGGCCACCCTCGGCCTGGTGGCGGCAGCCAAACCGCTTGGCGAACTGGGTCTGCTGGTCGGCCCGCCCGAGTTTTTCGCGCTGATGGTGGTGGGCATCTCCCTGCTCGTGGCGCTCGCCGGCAAGTCCATGGTCAAAGCGGTCATCTCCGGCGCTCTCGGCCTGCTGATCGCCATGGTGGGCATCGACCCCGTCGCCGGCGCGCCCCGCTTCACCTTCGGTATGGACCGGCTCCTGGACGGCGTCAGCTTTGTGGCCGTGATCGTGGGCGTCTTCGGCCTGTCCGAGCTGCTCTCCTACAAAAAAGGCAGCACCACCCCCACCGTGCATGCCCCGAACTTCCGTTCCCTGCTTCCCACCGGCAAGGAATGGCGCCGGAGTGCACCCGCCATGGCCCGCGGCACTGGTATCGGCTTTGGCCTGGGCCTTATCCCGGGTATGACCGGTTCGGTGTCATCCCTGCTTGCCTACGGCGCGGAGAAGAAGTTCTCCCGCCACCGCAATGAACTTGGCAAGGGTGCCATCGAAGGCGTGGCCGGTCCGGAGACGGCCAACAACTCCCATGCAAATGCTGCACTGATCCCGCTGTTCACCCTGGGCATTCCGGCATCCCCCACCATCGCCGTGCTGATGGGTGCGTTCCTTCAGCAGGGCCTTACCCCGGGGCCGACCCTCTTCACCGAACACTCCGAAATCGCGTGGGCCATTATCGCCAGCCTCTTCATCGGAAACCTGCTCCTGCTGGTCCTGAACGTTCCCCTGGTGGGCCTGTGGACCTCCATCCTCCGGGTTCCCACCACCATCCTCACGGCCCTGATCCTGCTCTTTATGGTCATCGGCGCCTACACCATCAACTTCAGCGTCTTCGATGTCTTCGTGATGATCGGTTTCGGCCTCCTTGGCCTCGCCCTCCGGCACCTGGACATCCCGCTGGCACCCATGGTGCTCACCCTTGTCCTCGGCCCCCTGATGGAACGTTCCCTGCGGGAATCCCTGGAAATTTCACAGGGCGACTTCAGCATCTTCACCAGCCGCCCCATCTCCGCGGTCCTGATCGGACTCGGCATCCTGATCGTCTTCAGCCCGCTCCTCAAGCTCCGCAAGCCCAAGGCGCTCAACGAAGACCCCGAAACCTAAAACCCCTCCGCGCTACTCCCCAAAACCCCTTCAAAGGAGAAGAACCATGAAAACCCGTTTCCGCATCGCCGCCCTCGCGGCAGCATCCCTCATTGCACTCACCGGTTGCGGCGCCAACGCCGGAACCACCACCGCCGCCGGCGGCGACTTCCCGAAGAAGGGCAAGACCATAGACCTCGTGGTGGCCTTCTCCTCGGGCGGTGCCGTGGACACGGCCGCCAGGCTCATCCAGCCAATCCTGGAAAAGGAACTTGGCACCAACGTCGAGGTCATCAACAAGCCCGGCGCCGGCGGGCAGATCGGCTACACCCAGCTGACCAGCGCGGCCCCGGACGGCTACACCATCGGTGCCACCGGCTCCCCGTCCGTGGTGGTTTCGCCCCTGGACCCCTCCCGCGGTGCGAAGTACACCCGCGACAGCTTCCAGCCGCTGGGCCGCCAGGTCATCGACCCCGCCGTCATTGCCGTACAGCCGGACAGCCCGTACCAGAACCTGAAGGAGCTCCTGGACGCCGCCAAGGCAAGCCCCAAGTCCATGACTGCCAGCACCACCGGCCTCCAGACCGGTGAGCACTTCGCCATGGCGCAGATCCAGGAAGTTACCGGTGCTGAGTTCGCCCCCGTCCACTTCTCCGAAGGCGCGTCCCAGGCCACCACGGCATTCCTCGGCAAGCACGTTGACATCCTTGTGGCCAACGTCAGCGACGTGACGGACCTGACCAAGCAGGGTAAGGCCCGCGTCCTGGGGGTCATGACCTCCGAGCGGTCCCCGTCGCTGCCGGACGTTCCCACGTTCAAGGAGTCCGGCTACGAAGTGGAAGCCGGAACGGCCCGCGGCTACTCAGCACCCGCCGGGCTGCCGGACGAGGTGGCCAAGAAGCTTGAAGCTGCCATCAAGACGGCCATCGAAGACCCTGCAGTGAAGCAGAAGATGAACGACCTGGGCCTGCAGACCAGCTACCTCTCGGGCGAGGACTACAAGCAGTTCTGGGCCGGGCAGGAAGAGGACTTCAAGAAGGTCCTGCCGCTGGTCCAGAAGACCGACTAGACCCTCCCGCACTTACCGGACGGAAGAAACCATCATGACAACCCCAGCCATCGACACCGTCGACGCCGACTTCCCCCGCCCCGACCGGGACGTTGTGGAACGCCTTGCCAAGCTTCCCGCCGCCAACATCGGTGATGCAATGGACCGGCTCGGCGTTGCTGACTCCGCCATCCAGGCCATTTGGCCGGGGGCCGTCCTCGCCGGTCCTGCCTTCACGGTGTGGACCCGGCCCGGGGACAACCAGGGCATCCACAAGGCTCTTAAACTGGCCCGACCCGGCGACGTGATTGTGGTCGCTGGCGGCGGCGACGCCTCCCGCGCCCTCCTTGGCGAACTGATTGGCGAGCGTGCCATCAACCTTGGCATCGCCGGCTTCGCCCTGGACGGAGCAGCGCGCGACGCCGAAGCGCTGGGTGAGATTGGCATGCCCGTCTTCGCCAGGGCTACTTCCCCCGCGGGCCCCTACAAGGACGGTCCCTTCCGCCTGGGGACACCGCTGGCCTTCGGCGGCGTCCCTGTCCTGCCGGGCGACGTGATCATCGGCGACTCTGACGGTGTGGTGGTGGTTCCGCGTGAGCAGGCAGCAGCCGTCGCCGAGGCCGCCGAAGCAGTCTTCGCCGACGAAACCAACCGCCGCCAGGCCATCGTCGCAGCGCGCGGCTAAAGCAAGAAAGACAGAGAGAACCATGACAGCAGTGACCGTTATTGGCCTCGGCGAAGCCGGAGCCACCTACGCCGCGGCACTCCACGCCGCAGGCCACAACGTCACGGGCTTTGACCCCGTGGCTCCCACCACACCTGCCGGCGTCACCCGCGCCTCCACTGCCGCCGAGGCCTGCACCGGCGCCGACATCGTCCTGGTGATGACGGGCGCCGCCGCGGCACGCAGCGTCGCGGAGGAGTGCCTTCCGGTCCTGGCGGCCGGCAGCTGCTACGCGGACTTCACCTCCTCATCCCCAGGTGTGATGCGCGAACTCGGGCAGCTTCCGGGCAAGGCCGACTTCGCCGACGTAGCCATCCTTGGACCCGTCTCGGCTTTGGGGGAGAAGACACCCCTGATGGTCAGCGGACCGGGTGCGCAGGCTGTGGCGGACCTCCTCGCCCCGCTGGGCGTCGACGTCGAAATTGCCGAGGGCGAACCCGGGGCAGCCATGGCCCACAAGCTCCTGCGCAGCGTCCTGATGAAAGGCTTCGCCTCCGTAGTGGTCGAGGCCGTGACGGCCGGCCGCGCCGCCGGACTCGAAGACTGGATCCGGGCCCAGATTGCCAGCCAGCTGGCCGGTGACGGCCAGGCCGTCATCGACAGGTTCCTCACCGGCACTGCCAAGCACGCCGTCCGCCGTTCCAAGGAAATGCAGGACACCGCCAGCTACCTAGGCGACCTTGGAGTGCCGGCCGAAATGACCAGCGCGTCCGCCGCCGCGCTGTCCCGCATCGCAATGGAAACGGCACCGGCCTTGCGCTGATCGCAGGGTCCGGCAGAATCAGGAGCGGGTATTCGTGACTGACCATATAACCGGCGTCCCGCCGTCAGGAGCAGCAGCATGATCGGCATCTGGGCACTCGGCGCCTACCTTGCCGTCATCCTGTTGTGGACCACCGTGCTCAAGCGCAGCGTGGGGGAAGCCATGATCCTTGGATTCCTGGCCGTGCTTCCGTTCACGGGGGCGGCAGCGGCGCAGATCGGCTGGGATGCGCTGTACTCGGCCATCACGGACGAGATTGTCTACGCCACCATGGCCTTCGTTTTCATGGGATATCTGTTGGACAAGACCGGGGTGCTGGACCGGCTGATCGACCTGCTGAATTCCCTGATCGGCGGGGTCAAGGGAGGGCCGGCGTGGGTGTCCACGGTAGCTTCAGCCGGCCTGGGCAGCGTGGTGCACAACCAGGCCGCCATTGCCGCAACGGTGGGTTCGGTCACCATCCCCTGGATGGAGAAATCCAAGCTGGACAAGCCCGCTGCTGCCACCCTGGTGGCGGGGAACGCGGGAATGGGCATCACGTTCCCGTTCAGCGCCTCAATGTTCGTCCTGGTGGGCTCGGCCACCGTGGGGCCCCTGCTGGACATCAACTCGCTGGTCCTTCCGCTGCTGTTCGGCGGCCTGTGGTGCTTCCTGCACCGGCTGATCGTCACCTGGCTGCTGGTCCGCAAGAGCGGCATGGCGCCGCTGGACGCCGCCCACCGGCTGCCGGTCCGGGCCGCGTTCGGCCGCGGCTGGGCCACCCTGCTGCTGTTCATTGTGGTGGCCATCCCGCTGGTCATCACGTCGGGCGCCATCGCCAAGGCGCTCTCGGACTGGACCGGGGGAGATGTCTCCAAGTCTGTGAGCGTGATCGTCTGGATTCCCGTGGTCCTCATCATCACCGGACTGCTGCTGGGCCGGAAAAAGCTGCCCAGCGATGGCCGGGCGTGGTGGACCCTGTTGCAAGACTCCGCGCCGCGCTTCGGCATTGTGGGCGTCACCGTGGTGTTCGCCTTCGCCGGTGCCAATGCCCTGGCGGCCACCGGCCTGCCGAAGCAGATGACGGAACTGCTGAACGGGATGAACCTGCCGCTGTGGCTCCTGGCCATCCTGATCGGGCTGATCGTCATTGCAGTGGCTGCGCCGCTGTCAGCGACGGCGACGATGGCCGCCGTGGGAACCGTAGGCGTTGCCGCACTGGTGGCGGCCGGGGTGCCGGCAACCACGGCAGCCGTAGCCGTCCTTGTTTTCTCCTCCTGCGAGGCGGCGGTTCCTCCGGGCGGTGCTCCGCTGTACGTGGCGTGCGGCATCGCAGACGTGGACCCGATCAAAACGTTCCTCCGGCTGTTCACCCATTACGCTCTGCCGCTGCTCGGTATCGGCGTGCTGATCATCCTCGGCATCCTGCCCATCTAAGGACTAACACCATGCACACCATCCGAAGGGCCATCGAAGTCCTCTTCGTCCTCACCCTGGCAGCGCTCCTTGCCGGCGGCATTGTGTTCGTGGCGGGGCAGGCTATCGCGTTGGTGGCCGGCCAGGGCGACTGGCTCACACTGCTCAACGACACCATCAAGGCGCCCATGTGCATCGCGGCATCCATCTGTGCCATCGCAGGATTCCTGCTTGGCTACAAGCGGAACCAGAACCAGGAACAGCCGCAGGAAGCAGCGGCGCGGTGAGGCCGCTTGCCGGCGACGAAGCCTACCCGGCGTTTGCCGAACTCCTCCGCCGGGAGGGCGCATTGGCGGGGACCTCCTGGGGCCTGTTTCCGGACGCAACCCGCGGGACGCCGTCGTTCATTACTCCCCAGGCGGTGGTGGAGGCGCGGAACTGTATCCGCACCGGCACTGCCTTTGGCCTGGACTATCCGGCCGATGCCTTCGATCCAGGCATGTCCCTGAAGCGGGGGGCGCCCCGGCACACCATCTACTCCTCGCACCCGGCCCACCGTGACGACTTCCTGGACGGCTACTACCTGCAGGGGTCCAGCCAGATCGACGGGCTGCGGCACCGCCGGGCCGACGACGTCGGCTTCTACAACGGCACGCCCGACGAGCGGATCACCGAGGGCACCCCGGACCTCGGCATCCAGGAATGGGCGGACAGCCCCATCGTGGGCAGGGGAGTACTGCTGGACCTGGCCGGGTACCGCGCCGCGCAGGGCAACCCCATCGACCATGACGCCGGTGAGCCCCTGGGCCTTGACCTGATCGAAGCGGTGCTGGATTCGCAGTCCGTGAACCTCCGCCAGGGGGACATCCTGATGCTGCACACCGGCTGGTCCGAGTGGTTCCTGGGCCTGCCGGCGGAGGAAAAACAGCGCATGCAGGAGAGCCGGCGGGCCACGGGCGTCGCCCAGTCGGAGGAGTTCGTCGCCTGGGCGTGGGATCAACGGCTCTCGCTCCTTGCCGCGGACAATTTCGCCTTCGAATGCTTGCCTGCCCTGCCGTCCAGTCCCTACCGTGAGTCCGCTCCAAATGACCACGGCATGATGCACCAGCAGCTGCTCGCCAAGCTGGGCATGCCGCTGGGGGAGCTTTGGCGGCTCGGGCCCCTCGCACGGCACATGCGCAGCACGGGCCAGTGGGACGCCTTCATCACCGTCAAGCCACTGAATATCACCGGCGGGACGGGATCACCTGCAAATGCCACTGCGCTGATGTAAGGACTGCTTTCAGGCCAGGCGCTGGCCGGTGACTGCGGCCAGGTGTTCCAGGAGTTTGTCCTGGAACCGCTCGTCGCGGACGGCGGGGTGCGGCTTCTCGCGGTGCTGGTGGTACCAGTAGCCGCCACTGGTGAGAGCCGCCGGCTCATCGCTGGTGGCGAGCCATTCCTGTGTCAGGTGGCCGAGCCGGAGATCGTCTGGAGCGCCCGGGCCGCCCATCCGGGTAGGCACCCAGCCAGGATCCACCGCGTTGCTGAGGACGTCCGGCCACACGCGGGCGACGGCGGCAGCGAGGGTCGTGAGGTAGAGCTTGCTGTCCGAGTAGGTCACTGGGCGGTTGCCGCCGTCGAGACGGGTGAGGTCAGCGTGGCCGCCACGGTGCATGCCGCTGCTGAGGTAGACCAGCCGTTGCGGGCGGTCGATCAGCGCGGTGAGGAGGTACGGCGCAACCACGTTGACCTGGAAGATGTCAGGGCCGTGCAGCACGCCCGCGTTATGAATGACCGCGTCCACCGGGCCGATTCGGTTAACCTGTTCGGCCACCCCACGCGCCTGCGCCAGGTCCGCGAGGTCGCCCACCACGGCTGCGGCGCCGCGGTCCACGAGGTCCTGCACCGCAGGCAGGCGGGCTTGGTTCCGTGCATGGACGACGACGTGATGCCCCTTTTCCGCCAGCGCCGCGGCAGTGTGCCGCCCCAGTCCGTCCGTGGAACCGGTGATAAAAATACGTGGCACTGCTCCTCCAGGGGTTCCTAGTATTCCGACGGCAAATGTCCCGCCTTCCGGTTTCTTCCCCTGCCAAGGCTTTGACGTAACGGGCATCACGTCCTAAAGTTAATGAATCGATTCAAAACACCGCCGCGCGGCTCCTTGCTTTGAGTAGCCCGCCCCGCACGCACCACGGCCCCTGAGATCTGTTTGGATCCAGCGGCTCCGGCTCCTTGCCAATGAAGACGAAGGATATTGCCCATGACCATCACCCAAGCCACCGCTGCCCGTCCCGGCCAAGGGGCGGGAGGCGGCCCGCGGGATCCCAGGAAGGCCGCAATGAGCGGCTGGATTGGAAGCGCTCTGGAGTACTACGACTTCGCGTTGTACTCGCTCGCGGCAACCCTGATTTTCCCCACGATCTTCTTCCCATCAGAGAACCCGACGGTCGGCATCATCGCTTCCCTCGCGACCTACGCCGTGGGCTACGTTTCCCGGCCGGTCGGCGCCGTTGTCCTTGGGGCTTACGGTGACCGGCACGGGCGCAAGAGCGTGCTGGTGTTCGCGATGCTCCTCATGGGCTTCGCCACCTTCGCCGTGGGGCTCCTGCCCACCTACGGCCAAGTGGGCATCCTGGCCCCCGTCCTCCTGGTGATCCTCCGCCTGGTCCAGGGGTTTGCCGTGGCCGGCGAGCTCGGCGGGGCCAGCGCAATGATTGTGGAGCACTCTCCCGATGCCAAGCGCGGCTTCTTCGCGAGCTTCAGCCTCCAGGGCACCCAGGTGGGCTCCATCCTGGCCACCGCCGTCCTGCTGCCGCTCGCCGCACTCCTCCCCGCCGACCAGTTCGGCACCTGGGGCTGGCGCATCCCGTTCCTGCTCAGCGCCGTGGTGATCCTTGCCGGCTACTTCATCCGACGCCGCGTGCAGGAGCCGCCCGCCTACGCGGCGCAGTCGGGAGAAGCCAAGGCAAAGCAGCGGTTCCCGCTCGTCGACCTCCTGCGCACCCGCCCGGGCGTCCTGGTCCGTTGCATCCTCATGACCTTCACCAACGTGATCGGCATGGCCACCCTGATCTTCGGCGTCTCCTACGCCACCCAGGAGGGCTACGGCAACGGCTTTACCAGCAGCGAGTTCCTCTGGGTAACGCTCGTGGCCAACGTGGCGGCGGTACTGACCATCCCGCTGTTCGGGGCACTGTCCGACAGGATCGGGCGCCGGTCGCTCATGGCAGCCGGCGGGCTTATGGGCGGCCTCCTCGTGGCCGGGTACCTGTGGGCGATCGAACAGGGCAGCCTGCCGCTGGTCTTCGTCTGCGTCGTCATCGTGCAGGGCATCTTCTTCCAGATGTGGAACGCAACCTTCGCCACGTTCTTCCAGGAGCAGTTTCCCATGCGGATCCGCGTTACCGGCTTTGCCGTCTCGCAGAACATCGGTCTGATGATCGCGTCCTTCTTCCCGAGCATCTTTACCGCGATCGCGCCTCCAGGCTCAACCAATGTCCCCTTCACCATCGGACTGGCCACCTTCGGCATCTGCCTCGTGTCCGCAGTGGCCACACTCCTGTCCTCCGACACCAAGGGCAAGTCGCTCGAGGACCTCGAGGCGCAGAAGGCGTAACCAGCCGCGCTGCAGGGCGCAGGGAGGGGGCAGCCTAGGTTGTCCCCTCCCTTGTCATGAGGCCCGACGGCGGCAACAGGGATGCGCCCCCACCGCGTTGTACAGTTGTATACAAGTATGATGAAGCGCGGAGGTTGCCCATATGCCCGATACATCCGGCCGGAACACCGGGGCGCACTTCGTGTACGCCGAACTGAAGCGCAAGATCCTGACCCTTGAGCTGAAGCCGGGGGAGCGCGTCTACGAGCCAGCCATGGCAGCGGCATTACACGTGAGCCGGACGCCGTTGCGCGAAGCAATCCGGCGGCTCATCTCGGAGAACCTCCTTGAGCAGCAGCCCACCGGCGGGGTGCTGGTGCCGGTGCTGGACGCGGCCACGATTTCGGAACTGTACGAAGTCCGGGCAGCCATTGAATCCCTCATGGCGCGCAACGCCTGCCTCAAAGCCACGGCGGCCGACATCGAAGCGCTCCACGCCATCCTCGCGCGCAACGCGGCGCTGGTGGAGTTCGCCGACGACGCGATGCAGCAGGGCATGGCGCTGCACGCCACGATCGCAGGGATCGCCGGAAACTCGTGGGCCCGGCGCTTCCATGACCAGATTTCCAGCCAGATGGAGCGGTACCGCCACTTCACCAACAGCAGCCAGGAACGGCGGGACCAGGCGCTCGCGCAGCACAGGACGCTGGTGGGCGCGATCGCTGCCGGAGACCCGGATGCAGCGGCGAAGATTGCCTTCGACCACGTCATGGCTGCCCGCGATGCTGCCTTGAAAGCCATCTCGGGCAGCGTCCTGGCTCTTTCATGATCGGCGAACTGGGACGCCGCTCGGCCACCGCACTCCTCGTACACTCAGCCCTGATCCAGGCCGTGACGTTCCTGGTCCGCCCGGCCGCCACCTACCGGGCACTGGAGCTGGACGTTCCCGGGTTTGCGCTGGGCCTGCTTGCCGCGAGCTACGCCGTCTTCCCCCTGCTGCTCGCCGTCCCCACGGGCGGACTGGTGGACCGGCTGGGTGAGCGGCGGCTGATGGCGATCGGGTCCGCCGTCGTGCTGGTCTCTTCCGCCTTCCTGCTGCTGTGGGGCTCGTCGATCGTTGCGCTGGTCATTGGCACCGCGCTGCTCGGCGCGGGCCAGCTTGCCTGTGTGGTGGGGCAGCAGGCTGTGGTGGCAAACAACGCAGCTGCCTCCCGGATGGATTCCGCCTTCGGATACCTGACCTTCGCCGCGTCGCTCGGCCAGGCGCTGGGGCCGCTGGCGATCTCCCTGGTGGGCGGCGCAGCGATCCGCCCGGACACACAGGCGATCTTCCTTCTGTCTGTCGGCATGAGCCTGGTGCTTTTCCTGGCCACGTTCGCGGTTTCGTCCAAAGTCAGCGGCGGAAAGAGGAATGCCGTTGCGTCCGGCGGCGTCAACGGCAGCGCGCTCTCGCTGCTGAAGGCGCCCGGCGTCGTCCGCGCGGTCACCACCAGCGCCACGGTCCTTGCCGTGGTGGACCTGACCATGGTCTACCTTCCCGCGCTGGGATCCGACCGCGGGCTCAGCGCCGCAACCGTGGGCGCCATGCTGACCGTCCGGGCCGTCTTCTCGATGATCTCCCGGCTCCTGCTGGGAAGGGTGTCCCGAACGATAGGCCGGATGCGGCTCCTGGTGCTGAGTCTTGCCCTGTCCACCGTGGCGCTG
Encoded here:
- a CDS encoding NAD(P)-dependent oxidoreductase; the encoded protein is MTAVTVIGLGEAGATYAAALHAAGHNVTGFDPVAPTTPAGVTRASTAAEACTGADIVLVMTGAAAARSVAEECLPVLAAGSCYADFTSSSPGVMRELGQLPGKADFADVAILGPVSALGEKTPLMVSGPGAQAVADLLAPLGVDVEIAEGEPGAAMAHKLLRSVLMKGFASVVVEAVTAGRAAGLEDWIRAQIASQLAGDGQAVIDRFLTGTAKHAVRRSKEMQDTASYLGDLGVPAEMTSASAAALSRIAMETAPALR
- a CDS encoding tripartite tricarboxylate transporter TctB family protein, which encodes MTTESVTAAPKSATRVAPSVLAGIGAFAAVGVYVLVSSIELGLWTSLGPGPGLFPFAMGAVLATMSVVWLLQELRRPSETTEGVDRGLVIAVVTSLVVLAAVMDLLGFQLSMFLFLMYHLKLRGGRRWPSSLITSLAGSVGAFYAFNYGLNVALPVSAFPLLNTIGL
- a CDS encoding IclR family transcriptional regulator, which gives rise to MATTTTPSLGVPAEEGPKTSNMRSLSRALEVFAELQRAERPQRLSDLAKACGMSLPTTLRILRVLQDFGMVSQTDKSYRIGPAVLPAARSFLENDPLVVAARPILQQVASQTGLTASLYTRLGFERILVARVDGEAPLRYDLPLGKRLPLTLGAAGKILLASASDDELQQVVAAAAAGGHEDSGLTAAALRSRLPEPGAEYAYSEDERATGVLSIAVAVPNRAGRRPSESISLTSPVEAATEATLKAGVPELRRAAGRLSELLEGSVY
- a CDS encoding tripartite tricarboxylate transporter permease; this encodes MDIFNELMGGFAAAMTWQNLLFAFLGCLLGTIIGVLPGIGPVAGVALLIPLTLNLDATGAIIMLCAIFYGTAYGGTITSVLLNTPGEAASAITTIDGYAMTKIGKAGAALTIAAVGSFVGGTVATLGLVAAAKPLGELGLLVGPPEFFALMVVGISLLVALAGKSMVKAVISGALGLLIAMVGIDPVAGAPRFTFGMDRLLDGVSFVAVIVGVFGLSELLSYKKGSTTPTVHAPNFRSLLPTGKEWRRSAPAMARGTGIGFGLGLIPGMTGSVSSLLAYGAEKKFSRHRNELGKGAIEGVAGPETANNSHANAALIPLFTLGIPASPTIAVLMGAFLQQGLTPGPTLFTEHSEIAWAIIASLFIGNLLLLVLNVPLVGLWTSILRVPTTILTALILLFMVIGAYTINFSVFDVFVMIGFGLLGLALRHLDIPLAPMVLTLVLGPLMERSLRESLEISQGDFSIFTSRPISAVLIGLGILIVFSPLLKLRKPKALNEDPET
- a CDS encoding cyclase family protein, which encodes MRPLAGDEAYPAFAELLRREGALAGTSWGLFPDATRGTPSFITPQAVVEARNCIRTGTAFGLDYPADAFDPGMSLKRGAPRHTIYSSHPAHRDDFLDGYYLQGSSQIDGLRHRRADDVGFYNGTPDERITEGTPDLGIQEWADSPIVGRGVLLDLAGYRAAQGNPIDHDAGEPLGLDLIEAVLDSQSVNLRQGDILMLHTGWSEWFLGLPAEEKQRMQESRRATGVAQSEEFVAWAWDQRLSLLAADNFAFECLPALPSSPYRESAPNDHGMMHQQLLAKLGMPLGELWRLGPLARHMRSTGQWDAFITVKPLNITGGTGSPANATALM
- a CDS encoding SDR family NAD(P)-dependent oxidoreductase codes for the protein MPRIFITGSTDGLGRHTAAALAEKGHHVVVHARNQARLPAVQDLVDRGAAAVVGDLADLAQARGVAEQVNRIGPVDAVIHNAGVLHGPDIFQVNVVAPYLLTALIDRPQRLVYLSSGMHRGGHADLTRLDGGNRPVTYSDSKLYLTTLAAAVARVWPDVLSNAVDPGWVPTRMGGPGAPDDLRLGHLTQEWLATSDEPAALTSGGYWYHQHREKPHPAVRDERFQDKLLEHLAAVTGQRLA
- a CDS encoding RraA family protein; the encoded protein is MTTPAIDTVDADFPRPDRDVVERLAKLPAANIGDAMDRLGVADSAIQAIWPGAVLAGPAFTVWTRPGDNQGIHKALKLARPGDVIVVAGGGDASRALLGELIGERAINLGIAGFALDGAARDAEALGEIGMPVFARATSPAGPYKDGPFRLGTPLAFGGVPVLPGDVIIGDSDGVVVVPREQAAAVAEAAEAVFADETNRRQAIVAARG
- a CDS encoding tripartite tricarboxylate transporter substrate binding protein: MKTRFRIAALAAASLIALTGCGANAGTTTAAGGDFPKKGKTIDLVVAFSSGGAVDTAARLIQPILEKELGTNVEVINKPGAGGQIGYTQLTSAAPDGYTIGATGSPSVVVSPLDPSRGAKYTRDSFQPLGRQVIDPAVIAVQPDSPYQNLKELLDAAKASPKSMTASTTGLQTGEHFAMAQIQEVTGAEFAPVHFSEGASQATTAFLGKHVDILVANVSDVTDLTKQGKARVLGVMTSERSPSLPDVPTFKESGYEVEAGTARGYSAPAGLPDEVAKKLEAAIKTAIEDPAVKQKMNDLGLQTSYLSGEDYKQFWAGQEEDFKKVLPLVQKTD
- a CDS encoding TRAP transporter large permease subunit; amino-acid sequence: MIGIWALGAYLAVILLWTTVLKRSVGEAMILGFLAVLPFTGAAAAQIGWDALYSAITDEIVYATMAFVFMGYLLDKTGVLDRLIDLLNSLIGGVKGGPAWVSTVASAGLGSVVHNQAAIAATVGSVTIPWMEKSKLDKPAAATLVAGNAGMGITFPFSASMFVLVGSATVGPLLDINSLVLPLLFGGLWCFLHRLIVTWLLVRKSGMAPLDAAHRLPVRAAFGRGWATLLLFIVVAIPLVITSGAIAKALSDWTGGDVSKSVSVIVWIPVVLIITGLLLGRKKLPSDGRAWWTLLQDSAPRFGIVGVTVVFAFAGANALAATGLPKQMTELLNGMNLPLWLLAILIGLIVIAVAAPLSATATMAAVGTVGVAALVAAGVPATTAAVAVLVFSSCEAAVPPGGAPLYVACGIADVDPIKTFLRLFTHYALPLLGIGVLIILGILPI